One genomic window of Lytechinus variegatus isolate NC3 chromosome 1, Lvar_3.0, whole genome shotgun sequence includes the following:
- the LOC121406570 gene encoding uncharacterized protein LOC121406570, whose amino-acid sequence MYCDGLPSECFCGNIATSDPSTLTGPSGYFTNCPCPTNTTSSCNEVADLSVFDLLPGNEDPDPAAGPQPTENSTTVITSSPKSVTQQSTTYYDNPVKPVVVAKTGTSAGVLGTICGLLFIYGIVVSSLLYLSRRRLQSLKNSKEQKPYSCLNRETRDQRDSYQGMYLSPNQENDPNRNSSVLEHSYQGVNDLSRSNQDVVPHSHPERLPARSYAELVNQVHNRQARQETTITAQVELDDHNYIVPDV is encoded by the exons ATGTACTGCGATGGATTGCCAAGTGAATGTTTCTGTGGGAATATTGCTACTTCCGACCCAAGTACCTTGACGGGGCCAAGTGGATATTTCACCAATTGCCCTTGCCCGACAAACACAACTTCATCATGTAACGAGGTAGCGGATCTCTCCGTTTTTGATC TACTGCCTGGTAATGAAGATCCAGACCCTGCTGCTGGGCCACAACCGACTGAAAACTCTACAACGGTGATAACGAGTTCCCCAAAGTCGg TTACTCAACAGTCAACAACATATTACGACAACCCTGTCAAACCAGTCGTCGTTGCTAAAACAG GCACATCGGCAGGGGTACTTGGAACTATCTGTGGTCTCCTGTTCATCTACGGTATTGTAGTTTCGTCGTTGCTTTACTTATCAAG ACGTAGGCTACAATCGTTGAAGAATTCAAAAGAACAGAAACCATATTCCTGCCTAAACAGAGAGACCCGTGATCAACGCGATTCCTACCAGGGAATGTACCTTAGCCCCAATCAAGAGAATGATCCTAATCGAAATTCTTCAGTACTTGAGCATTCTTATCAAGGGGTTAATGATCTTTCTCGATCCAACCAAGATGTGGTTCCACATTCTCACCCAGAGCGCCTTCCTGCTCGCTCATATGCTGAATTGGTGAATCAAGTTCACAACCGACAGGCAAGGCAAGAAACAACGATTACAGCCCAAGTGGAACTCGATGACCACAATTATATCGTACCCGAtgtgtga